Proteins encoded by one window of Mycoplasma capricolum subsp. capricolum ATCC 27343:
- a CDS encoding DUF285 domain-containing protein — protein sequence MSGMFLGAYSFNQPIGNWNTSKVVNKHNQNIGYVNPNWKSEH from the coding sequence ATGTCAGGAATGTTTTTAGGTGCTTATTCATTTAACCAACCCATTGGTAACTGAAACACTTCAAAAGTAGTAAATAAGCATAACCAAAATATAGGTTATGTTAACCCCAACTGAAAATCTGAGCACTAA
- a CDS encoding BspA family leucine-rich repeat surface protein, with the protein MKIRKTVWIPLVCLPVLLTVAIVPPIIIYKHKKPTRPNNKEDKDLIPSTNPNHPTIPKPNPNDDGEIIINPTTNTLKQELEKVSKSLTSTLSNKKFKTLEKLESDISTHLNNNNNNNSFNNISFEITNKNSIPKHIKNTKINLNLKLTGLNNNSSFLSTYLDNVSIGIYDIDEIISRKKIWIDINELTSITNDKENEKSINNFFYLLNKNNYDTLDQTIFNKDSYTYDFSDTEVKKTIVKTETRGMSSSTRETIITTRFNDYDPKKSCYETTMKIKKGYSNNDYVDWKNNDELKLKLYVFIPELYKTTEISPKKINGDDGDFIVIDKDGNERRIDKRGLTKNWHDLRVDTYDYENWKQKGWTIEEAISWNSSFGSFVFPKTIKRVPNYLSRSLWRLSFMFSGATSFNQDISSWNTSNVKYMNFMFSNAYNFNQPIGNWNTSNVTDMGYMFDGSTSFNQDLSKWNTSKVREKHNQDIGYTNPNWKPEHKPKFKKIKK; encoded by the coding sequence ATGAAAATTAGAAAAACTGTTTGAATACCTTTAGTTTGTTTACCTGTTTTATTAACTGTAGCCATTGTTCCACCTATAATTATTTATAAACACAAAAAACCAACTAGACCTAATAATAAAGAAGATAAAGATTTAATTCCATCTACAAATCCTAACCATCCAACAATTCCTAAACCAAATCCAAATGATGATGGTGAAATTATAATTAACCCAACTACAAATACTTTAAAACAAGAACTAGAAAAAGTTTCTAAATCATTAACATCAACACTTTCTAATAAAAAGTTTAAAACCTTAGAAAAGCTTGAATCTGATATTTCAACACATTTAAATAATAATAATAATAATAATTCCTTTAATAATATCTCTTTTGAAATAACTAATAAAAACTCTATTCCAAAACATATTAAAAATACAAAGATTAACCTTAACTTAAAATTAACTGGACTTAATAATAATTCTTCTTTTTTATCTACTTACTTAGACAATGTTTCTATTGGTATTTATGATATTGATGAAATCATTTCTAGAAAAAAGATTTGAATTGATATCAATGAATTAACAAGCATAACTAATGATAAAGAAAATGAAAAGAGCATAAATAATTTTTTCTATTTATTAAATAAAAATAATTATGATACTCTTGATCAAACTATCTTTAATAAAGATTCTTATACTTATGATTTTAGTGACACTGAAGTAAAAAAAACTATAGTAAAAACTGAAACAAGGGGAATGAGTTCTTCAACTCGTGAAACTATCATAACAACTCGATTTAACGATTATGATCCTAAAAAAAGTTGCTATGAAACAACAATGAAAATTAAAAAAGGATATTCAAATAATGATTATGTAGATTGAAAAAATAATGATGAATTAAAACTTAAATTGTATGTATTTATTCCTGAACTTTATAAAACTACTGAAATATCACCAAAAAAAATTAATGGTGATGATGGTGATTTTATTGTAATTGATAAAGATGGAAATGAAAGAAGAATTGATAAGAGAGGACTTACAAAAAATTGACACGATCTTAGAGTAGATACATATGATTATGAAAATTGAAAGCAAAAAGGTTGAACTATAGAGGAAGCAATATCATGAAATAGCTCATTTGGTTCATTTGTTTTTCCAAAAACTATAAAAAGAGTTCCTAACTATTTAAGTCGAAGTTTGTGAAGATTAAGTTTTATGTTTTCTGGAGCTACTTCTTTCAACCAAGATATCTCATCTTGAAACACCTCAAATGTAAAATATATGAATTTTATGTTTTCTAATGCTTACAACTTCAATCAACCCATAGGTAACTGAAACACATCAAATGTTACTGATATGGGATATATGTTTGATGGTTCTACTTCATTTAACCAAGATTTATCAAAATGAAATACTTCTAAAGTAAGAGAAAAACATAATCAAGATATAGGTTATACCAACCCCAACTGAAAACCAGAACACAAACCTAAATTTAAAAAAATAAAAAAGTAA
- a CDS encoding BspA family leucine-rich repeat surface protein, giving the protein MNKIIQQPIYNADKTECLQIGYDLFNNQISIIPFLPTTKKVPSVLPKEITSLAQAFEDNENEFIDGIQHWDTSNITDMWGVFVGASNFNQDISMWNTSNVTSMNYMFSGCEEFNQDISKWDVSNVLDISYMFEYTNSFNQDISKMNFNKLMEWTGWCYYSYIEERLKYWPTKILEWQLLIN; this is encoded by the coding sequence ATGAATAAAATTATTCAACAACCAATCTATAATGCTGATAAAACTGAATGCCTACAAATTGGTTATGATTTGTTTAATAATCAAATTTCAATAATACCTTTTTTACCAACAACAAAAAAAGTCCCTAGTGTTTTACCAAAAGAAATCACAAGTTTAGCACAAGCGTTTGAAGATAATGAAAATGAATTTATTGATGGAATTCAACACTGAGATACATCAAACATAACTGATATGTGAGGAGTATTTGTAGGTGCATCAAATTTTAACCAAGATATCTCAATGTGAAACACCTCAAATGTAACTAGTATGAACTATATGTTTTCTGGGTGTGAAGAATTTAATCAAGATATTTCAAAATGAGATGTAAGTAATGTTTTAGATATTTCTTATATGTTTGAATATACTAATTCTTTCAATCAAGATATTTCAAAAATGAATTTTAATAAATTGATGGAATGAACTGGTTGATGTTATTACTCTTATATAGAAGAAAGACTGAAATACTGACCAACTAAAATTTTAGAATGGCAATTATTAATTAATTAA
- a CDS encoding BspA family leucine-rich repeat surface protein, producing MRKLLVIILGLTLTSSITPMVVSCFGISTNNLDLNDESKLLVNPESNSYEVKLFNNSWDVTSKKYQKAIIELTSELTNWEFELFKDKDLNLNDKKSIYNEFIYPSKMQLEWWKFVVKQAEYEKINTQLNLRNLLVQLERAIDYINNQKHLSSDLSSELSVWIQKWNSVKSYLINQLFKFKKLLLDKKIEKKTLYDKSDNTICTQIGYFTNDKGEIQIEQFLPTTKKVPSVLPKGITNLKSAFKDNEHESIDGIQYWDTSNATNMEYMFYEAKSFNQPIGNWDVSNVTNMAGMFFGATSFNQDISTKILGTQTKQDLVWNTSSATNMNRMFFRATSFNQDISNWNVFNVENSTNFSNTNPNWKSEHHPKFTK from the coding sequence ATGAGAAAACTATTAGTTATTATTTTAGGTTTAACTTTAACTAGTTCTATAACTCCTATGGTTGTTTCTTGTTTTGGAATTTCAACTAATAACTTAGATCTAAATGATGAATCTAAGCTATTAGTTAATCCTGAATCTAATAGTTATGAAGTAAAACTTTTTAATAACTCTTGAGATGTGACTTCTAAAAAATATCAAAAAGCAATTATTGAATTAACAAGTGAATTAACTAATTGAGAATTTGAACTGTTTAAAGATAAAGATTTAAATCTAAATGATAAAAAAAGTATTTATAATGAGTTTATTTATCCATCTAAAATGCAATTAGAATGATGAAAATTTGTAGTTAAACAAGCTGAATATGAAAAAATAAATACTCAATTAAATTTAAGAAATTTATTAGTTCAGTTAGAAAGAGCAATTGATTACATTAATAATCAAAAACATTTATCAAGTGATTTGAGTTCTGAATTATCTGTTTGAATTCAAAAATGAAATAGTGTCAAATCTTATTTAATTAATCAATTATTTAAATTTAAAAAGCTGTTGCTAGATAAAAAAATAGAAAAAAAGACTTTATATGATAAATCAGATAACACAATTTGTACTCAAATTGGTTACTTCACAAATGATAAGGGTGAAATTCAAATTGAACAATTCTTACCAACAACTAAAAAAGTTCCTAGTGTTTTACCTAAAGGAATTACAAACTTAAAAAGTGCATTTAAAGATAATGAACATGAATCTATTGACGGAATTCAATATTGAGATACTTCAAATGCAACTAATATGGAGTATATGTTTTATGAAGCAAAAAGCTTCAACCAACCCATTGGTAACTGAGATGTTTCAAATGTAACTAATATGGCAGGTATGTTTTTTGGTGCTACTTCTTTTAATCAAGATATTTCAACTAAAATTCTTGGAACTCAAACAAAGCAAGATTTAGTTTGAAATACATCAAGCGCAACTAATATGAATAGAATGTTTTTTAGAGCTACTTCTTTTAATCAAGATATTTCAAACTGGAATGTTTTCAACGTAGAAAATTCAACTAATTTTAGTAATACTAACCCCAACTGAAAATCTGAACACCACCCTAAATTTACCAAATAA
- a CDS encoding HU family DNA-binding protein — protein MTKKELINKIALETEVSKKEVNLIVKKVFELISKNLLDKKEVLISDFGKFTILQKVSRKGVNPITRQKMVIPASKTVKFKPSKQLKELLIKE, from the coding sequence ATGACCAAAAAAGAATTAATCAATAAAATTGCTTTAGAAACAGAAGTTTCAAAAAAAGAAGTCAATTTAATTGTTAAAAAAGTTTTTGAATTGATTTCTAAAAATTTATTAGATAAAAAAGAAGTTTTAATCAGTGATTTTGGAAAGTTTACTATTTTACAAAAAGTTTCTAGAAAAGGAGTTAATCCAATAACTAGACAAAAAATGGTTATTCCAGCTTCAAAAACAGTAAAGTTTAAACCATCAAAACAACTAAAAGAATTATTGATTAAAGAATAA
- a CDS encoding DnaJ domain-containing protein gives MDKTADYVNQIPYSKIIETSQQAKERIKKHKKTNRIFNFIFLVSTLVYVSMILLSIYKFSKINFVNNITIATLSYVLVALLCSFYFIYYQKMIQIKKNFIQFYSNKQAKAELKFEKHQSKLKTQAVKKQTQELINQTRLEKEQLQSEKNKVEQQISFAKRKDRLAERQQSRFLKEQDRQQRNEINQSKKLFKLQANQDWNLEAYKKNLEYQRKRLQIDWENEEFIKQVQQAREEFMKKILDEQDISENNQDFNQDLLLELNEANDKEFYELLQVQPGAEPEEIHKAYLKLAKQFHPDLNKSPDASNRMIELNRAREHFETKFGNFYVRKPKLLELKTKNCLELYKENEEYSIDKLTNETNE, from the coding sequence ATGGATAAAACAGCAGATTATGTCAATCAAATTCCATATTCTAAAATTATTGAAACAAGTCAACAAGCAAAAGAGCGTATTAAAAAACATAAAAAAACTAATAGGATTTTCAACTTCATTTTCTTAGTTTCAACTTTAGTTTATGTTTCAATGATTTTACTTTCAATTTATAAATTTTCAAAAATTAATTTTGTAAATAATATTACAATAGCTACTTTAAGTTATGTTTTAGTTGCATTATTATGTTCGTTTTATTTTATTTATTATCAAAAAATGATTCAAATCAAAAAGAACTTTATTCAGTTTTATTCAAATAAACAAGCTAAGGCTGAACTAAAATTCGAAAAACATCAATCTAAATTAAAAACTCAAGCAGTTAAAAAGCAAACACAAGAATTAATAAATCAAACAAGATTAGAAAAAGAACAACTTCAAAGTGAAAAAAATAAAGTCGAACAACAAATTAGCTTTGCTAAAAGAAAAGATCGTTTAGCTGAAAGACAACAATCCAGATTTTTAAAAGAACAAGACAGACAGCAAAGAAATGAAATTAATCAATCTAAAAAACTTTTTAAACTTCAAGCAAATCAAGATTGAAATTTGGAGGCTTACAAAAAGAATCTTGAATATCAAAGAAAAAGATTACAAATTGATTGAGAAAATGAAGAATTCATAAAACAAGTTCAACAGGCAAGAGAAGAATTTATGAAAAAAATTCTTGATGAACAAGATATCAGTGAAAATAATCAAGACTTTAATCAAGACTTACTTTTAGAATTAAATGAAGCTAATGATAAGGAGTTTTATGAACTTTTACAAGTTCAACCTGGAGCTGAACCAGAAGAAATTCATAAGGCTTATTTAAAATTAGCTAAACAATTTCATCCTGATTTAAATAAATCTCCAGATGCTAGTAATAGAATGATTGAACTTAATAGAGCTAGAGAACATTTTGAAACAAAATTTGGAAATTTTTATGTTAGAAAACCTAAATTATTAGAATTAAAAACAAAAAATTGCCTAGAATTGTATAAAGAAAATGAAGAATATTCTATTGACAAATTAACTAATGAAACAAATGAATAA
- a CDS encoding Mbov_0396 family ICE element transmembrane protein, producing the protein MFGSIKNLIKGLIHLPRIIQNPVSYTLWWFLLPILAIPAALAIIVEFFARDLVKLLIFGGDEFDVTKLPETFKIIGIIAGVLATIAFIFYFVFILVNPDSRRKIKESIKGIITAVIFIIIMPFAFFLLQYVVTVLFDLLKLAFGLQNQSVSETIIKQILKTGLSQPENPEMKFESIKINMEIDIFLNWVEYINPILPLITAFLVTWTYIQFSIAILWKSMELFSMFVASPIYAVYSVFDGRKIYRKYLREKIIGKSFAVLGLMFIFNVSFLFLDYFTNRLLDPIVASILSSGRVGHISNLGSGIIKGLVTLVAIVASATFVSKGANLFGDLIGESINIYSPASVLKFAGKVTTAGASAISKRFKKNSSNTNSLTDTSTSNSTSKSHSSTQSSSTTNKSFSNKVEKTKTSSRNTSGILKGESTIAFLNKEKNNSSSTSSSTFDQNTQFVRSKSPSTFKKTEEFAKANNVDLSNVTGTGKNGRILKSDVLNAINQQKQPKVMSESNYQSQNNQKSIFEKIGDNSIVDKLEPKQAKQNKNQVNQKTEEDKKRSTFEEFKKTYKNISEIQDRKLMIQELKKLSESLTKFSSELKKDKKVSKSESLNNQKAVLEIKQINSSIEDKQKIFRLNIFKAKDKGVEK; encoded by the coding sequence ATGTTTGGATCAATCAAAAATCTTATAAAGGGTTTAATACATTTACCACGAATTATCCAAAATCCAGTTTCGTATACATTGTGATGATTTTTGCTTCCAATTTTAGCTATACCAGCAGCACTAGCTATAATAGTTGAATTTTTTGCAAGAGATTTAGTAAAACTTCTTATTTTTGGTGGTGATGAATTTGATGTTACAAAACTTCCAGAAACTTTTAAAATTATTGGTATTATTGCTGGAGTTCTAGCAACAATTGCATTTATTTTTTACTTTGTTTTCATATTAGTAAATCCAGATTCTAGAAGAAAAATCAAAGAATCTATCAAAGGAATAATAACTGCAGTAATTTTTATAATTATAATGCCTTTTGCATTTTTCTTGTTACAATATGTCGTTACTGTCCTTTTTGATCTACTTAAGCTAGCTTTTGGATTACAAAATCAATCTGTATCTGAAACTATAATTAAGCAAATTTTAAAAACGGGATTATCTCAACCTGAAAATCCAGAAATGAAATTTGAATCAATCAAAATAAATATGGAAATAGATATTTTTTTAAATTGAGTTGAATATATCAATCCTATTCTTCCATTAATAACAGCTTTTTTAGTTACTTGAACTTATATTCAATTTTCAATTGCAATTTTATGAAAGTCAATGGAATTATTTTCAATGTTCGTTGCTTCTCCAATTTATGCTGTATATAGTGTTTTTGATGGTCGAAAAATTTATAGAAAATATCTTAGAGAAAAGATCATTGGAAAATCATTTGCTGTTTTAGGATTAATGTTCATTTTCAATGTTTCATTTTTATTCTTAGACTACTTTACAAATAGACTACTAGATCCTATAGTAGCTTCTATTTTATCTAGTGGAAGGGTAGGACATATTTCTAATTTAGGTTCAGGTATTATAAAAGGACTTGTGACTCTTGTAGCAATTGTTGCTTCAGCAACTTTTGTTTCAAAAGGAGCAAATCTTTTTGGGGATTTAATCGGTGAATCAATTAACATTTATTCACCAGCTTCTGTATTAAAATTTGCTGGAAAAGTTACAACAGCAGGTGCTTCTGCTATTAGCAAAAGATTTAAAAAAAATTCATCAAATACAAATTCTTTGACTGATACATCAACTTCAAATTCAACTTCTAAAAGCCATTCATCAACTCAATCATCTTCAACAACTAACAAATCCTTTTCAAATAAGGTTGAAAAAACAAAGACATCAAGTAGAAACACTAGTGGAATTTTAAAAGGAGAAAGCACGATTGCTTTTTTAAATAAAGAGAAAAATAATAGTTCATCAACTTCCAGTTCAACTTTTGATCAAAACACTCAATTTGTTAGATCTAAATCACCAAGTACTTTTAAAAAAACAGAAGAATTTGCTAAAGCAAATAACGTTGATCTATCTAATGTAACTGGAACTGGTAAAAATGGAAGAATCTTAAAATCTGATGTTCTAAATGCTATAAATCAACAAAAACAACCTAAAGTAATGAGTGAGTCAAATTATCAATCTCAAAATAATCAAAAATCTATATTTGAAAAAATTGGTGATAATTCTATAGTTGATAAATTAGAACCAAAACAAGCAAAACAAAACAAAAACCAAGTAAATCAAAAAACAGAAGAAGATAAAAAAAGATCTACTTTTGAAGAATTCAAAAAGACTTATAAAAATATTTCTGAAATTCAAGATAGAAAACTTATGATTCAAGAATTAAAAAAATTAAGTGAATCACTTACTAAATTTTCTAGTGAGTTAAAAAAAGATAAAAAAGTTAGCAAATCTGAGTCATTAAATAATCAAAAAGCTGTTTTAGAAATTAAACAAATAAATTCATCAATTGAAGATAAACAAAAAATATTCAGATTAAATATTTTTAAAGCTAAAGATAAAGGTGTTGAAAAATAA
- a CDS encoding BspA family leucine-rich repeat surface protein, translated as MKNKFKQAIYNADKTECLEIGYFKNWKGVVEIEKFPETVKKVPNVLPKEITSLESAFSCNQNTYIDGIQHWDTSNVRDMTEMFCFAESFNQPIDNWNTSNVTNMCAMFGFAKSFNQPIGNWNTSNVTDMFAMFDGAESFNQPLNTWDVSNVKNMRYMFKGATSFDQPIGSWNTSNVINMEYMFFGATSFNQDLSKWNTSNVISEYNQNIGYVNPNWKSENQPKFNK; from the coding sequence ATGAAAAATAAATTTAAACAAGCAATTTATAATGCTGATAAAACTGAATGCTTAGAAATTGGATACTTTAAAAATTGAAAAGGTGTAGTTGAGATAGAAAAATTCCCAGAAACAGTTAAAAAAGTGCCTAATGTTTTACCTAAAGAGATAACTTCATTAGAATCAGCATTTTCTTGCAATCAAAATACATATATTGATGGAATTCAGCATTGAGATACTTCAAATGTAAGAGATATGACTGAGATGTTTTGCTTTGCTGAATCATTTAACCAACCCATCGATAACTGAAACACCTCAAATGTTACTAATATGTGTGCAATGTTTGGCTTTGCCAAATCATTCAACCAACCAATAGGTAACTGAAACACCTCAAATGTTACTGATATGTTTGCTATGTTCGATGGTGCAGAAAGCTTCAACCAACCTTTAAATACTTGAGATGTTTCTAATGTAAAAAATATGCGTTATATGTTTAAAGGTGCAACTTCATTTGACCAACCCATTGGTAGTTGAAACACTTCAAATGTAATAAATATGGAATATATGTTTTTTGGTGCTACTTCTTTTAATCAAGACTTGTCTAAATGAAATACTTCTAACGTAATAAGTGAATACAACCAAAATATAGGTTATGTTAATCCCAACTGAAAATCTGAGAACCAACCTAAATTTAATAAATAA
- a CDS encoding BspA family leucine-rich repeat surface protein has protein sequence MFKKPIYNADKTECLEIGYFTNEAGEIQIEQFLPTTKKVPKVLPKEITNLKSAFKGNENESIDGIQYWDTSNVTDMSNMFWWAKKFNQDISMWNTSNVKDMSGMFCFAESFNQPIGNWDTSNVKYMDFMFRGAENFNQPIGSWNTSNVANMCAMFSGASTFDQDISTRKITRSNGSKYLAWDTSKVIDMWKMFNEAKSFNKSISNWNTSNVKDMSGMFCFAESFNQPIGNWDTSNVKYMDFMFRGAENFNQPIGSWNTSNVANMCAMFFDSTSFNQNISNWNVSNVENSTNFSNTNPNWKSEHHPQFNN, from the coding sequence ATGTTTAAAAAACCAATCTATAATGCTGATAAAACTGAATGCTTAGAAATTGGATATTTTACAAATGAAGCTGGTGAAATTCAAATTGAACAATTCTTACCAACAACTAAAAAAGTTCCTAAAGTTTTACCAAAAGAGATCACAAACTTAAAAAGTGCATTTAAAGGTAATGAAAATGAATCTATTGACGGAATTCAATACTGAGATACATCAAATGTTACTGATATGTCAAATATGTTTTGATGAGCTAAAAAATTTAATCAAGATATCTCAATGTGAAACACTTCCAATGTAAAGGATATGAGCGGAATGTTTTGCTTTGCTGAATCATTCAACCAACCCATTGGTAACTGAGACACCTCAAATGTAAAATATATGGATTTTATGTTCAGAGGAGCAGAAAACTTCAACCAACCCATAGGTAGTTGAAACACCTCAAATGTTGCTAATATGTGTGCAATGTTTTCAGGCGCTTCTACATTTGATCAAGATATTTCAACAAGAAAAATAACAAGATCTAATGGTTCTAAATATCTTGCCTGAGATACTTCTAAAGTAATTGATATGTGAAAAATGTTCAATGAAGCTAAAAGTTTTAATAAATCTATAAGTAACTGAAACACTTCCAATGTAAAGGATATGAGCGGAATGTTTTGCTTTGCTGAATCATTCAACCAACCCATTGGTAACTGAGACACCTCAAATGTAAAATATATGGATTTTATGTTCAGAGGAGCAGAAAACTTCAACCAACCCATAGGTAGTTGAAACACCTCAAATGTTGCTAATATGTGTGCAATGTTTTTTGATTCTACCTCTTTTAATCAAAACATATCAAATTGAAATGTTTCAAATGTAGAAAATTCAACTAATTTTAGTAATACTAACCCCAACTGAAAATCTGAACACCACCCCCAATTTAATAACTAA
- a CDS encoding BspA family leucine-rich repeat surface protein, whose amino-acid sequence MFKKPIYNADKTECLEIGYFTNEAGEIQIEQFLPTTKKVPKVLPKQITSLFSAFYENTNEFIDGIQYWDTSNVTDMHFMFSRATSFNQDIPSWNTSNVKDMSGMFCFAESFNQPIGNWDTSSVTDMGGMFYKAKKFNKDLSNWDVSKVTNMNGIFKGAKSFNKSISNWNTSNVKDMSGMFCFAESFNQPIGNWDTSSVTDMGGMFYKAKKFNKDLSNWDVSNVKNMESMFNGAQNFNQNLNNWNTSNVTNMEYMFYEAKSFNQPIGNWNTSNVTNMEFMFDDAVSFNQDLSKWNTSKVVNKHNQNIGFVNPNWKSEHHPKFTK is encoded by the coding sequence ATGTTTAAAAAACCAATCTATAATGCTGATAAAACTGAATGCTTAGAAATTGGATATTTTACAAATGAAGCTGGTGAAATTCAAATTGAACAATTCTTACCAACAACTAAAAAAGTTCCTAAAGTTTTACCAAAACAAATCACAAGTTTATTTAGTGCTTTTTATGAAAATACAAACGAATTTATTGACGGAATTCAATATTGAGATACTTCAAATGTTACTGATATGCATTTTATGTTTTCTAGAGCTACTTCTTTTAATCAAGATATCCCTTCTTGAAACACTTCCAATGTAAAGGATATGAGCGGAATGTTTTGCTTTGCTGAATCATTCAACCAACCCATTGGTAACTGAGACACCTCAAGTGTTACTGATATGGGCGGAATGTTTTATAAGGCTAAAAAATTTAATAAAGATCTTTCTAATTGAGATGTTTCAAAAGTTACTAATATGAATGGAATATTTAAAGGGGCTAAAAGTTTTAATAAATCTATAAGTAACTGAAATACTTCCAATGTAAAGGATATGAGCGGAATGTTTTGCTTTGCTGAATCATTCAACCAACCCATTGGTAACTGAGACACCTCAAGTGTTACTGATATGGGCGGAATGTTTTATAAGGCTAAAAAATTTAATAAAGATCTTTCTAATTGAGATGTTTCAAATGTTAAGAATATGGAAAGTATGTTTAATGGGGCACAAAACTTTAATCAAAATCTAAACAATTGAAACACATCAAATGTAACTAATATGGAGTATATGTTTTATGAAGCAAAAAGCTTCAACCAACCAATAGGTAACTGAAACACATCAAATGTAACTAATATGGAATTTATGTTTGATGATGCTGTTTCATTTAATCAAGATTTATCAAAATGAAACACTTCAAAAGTAGTAAATAAACATAACCAAAATATAGGTTTTGTTAACCCCAACTGAAAATCTGAACACCACCCTAAATTTACCAAATAA
- a CDS encoding BspA family leucine-rich repeat surface protein yields MFKKPIYNADKTECLEIGYFTNEAGEIQIEQFSPATKKVPSVLPKEITSLAQAFKGNKNEFIDGIQYWDTSKVTNMSSMFLHAYSFNQSIDNWDTSSVTDMFAMFDGAESFNQPIGSWNTSNVRDMSGMFFGASNFNQNISMWNTSNIENMSHMFYYAKNFNQAIGNWDTSNVINMSRMFYEAKNFNQPIGNWNTSNVTDMCAMFDGAESFNQPIGNWDTSNVRNMSGMFFGAYNFNQNVSMWDVSKVTSMESMFYGAENFNQDLSNWNTSNVWKWSQRINVSNTNWKKQYWPKFSKTTS; encoded by the coding sequence ATGTTTAAAAAACCAATCTATAATGCTGATAAAACTGAGTGCTTAGAAATTGGATATTTTACAAATGAAGCTGGTGAAATTCAAATTGAACAATTTTCACCAGCAACTAAAAAAGTTCCTAGTGTCTTACCAAAAGAAATCACAAGTTTAGCACAAGCATTTAAAGGTAATAAAAATGAATTTATTGATGGAATTCAATACTGAGATACTTCAAAAGTAACTAATATGTCATCTATGTTTTTACATGCTTATTCATTTAACCAATCCATTGATAACTGAGACACCTCAAGTGTTACTGATATGTTTGCTATGTTCGATGGTGCAGAAAGCTTCAACCAACCCATTGGTAGTTGAAACACATCAAATGTAAGAGATATGTCAGGAATGTTTTTTGGAGCAAGCAATTTCAACCAAAATATTTCAATGTGAAACACCTCAAATATTGAAAATATGAGTCATATGTTTTATTACGCAAAAAACTTTAATCAGGCCATCGGTAATTGAGATACATCAAATGTAATAAATATGTCAAGAATGTTTTATGAAGCAAAAAACTTCAACCAACCAATAGGTAACTGAAACACCTCAAATGTTACTGATATGTGTGCTATGTTCGATGGTGCAGAAAGCTTCAACCAACCCATTGGTAACTGAGATACATCAAATGTAAGAAATATGTCAGGAATGTTTTTTGGTGCTTATAATTTTAACCAAAATGTTTCAATGTGAGATGTCTCTAAGGTTACTTCAATGGAATCTATGTTTTATGGAGCAGAAAATTTCAATCAAGATTTATCAAACTGAAATACTTCTAATGTCTGAAAATGAAGCCAACGTATCAATGTTTCTAATACAAATTGAAAAAAACAATATTGACCTAAATTTAGCAAAACAACTAGCTAA